The following are encoded together in the Proteiniphilum saccharofermentans genome:
- the galE gene encoding UDP-glucose 4-epimerase GalE, with protein MAKKILVTGGTGYIGSHTVVELQQAGYEVVIIDNLSNSNADVLEGITRITGKRPVFDKLDCTDFEAMKALFRKYTFDGIIHFAASKAVGESVEKPLMYYRNNLVSLVNLLELMPRHNVKGIVFSSSCTVYGEPDTNPIDENAPVKPATSPYGNTKQINEEIIRDFVHSGAPIKSIILRYFNPIGAHPSAEIGELPLGVPQNLVPYITQTGIGIRQQLSVFGDDYNTPDGSCIRDFINVVDLAKAHVIAIERMLEDKSDEKVEIFNLGTGTGLSVLELIKVFEKVSGKPLNYKIVGRREGDIEQIWAQPDKANNVLGWKAVETIEDTMASAWKWQMRLREKGMM; from the coding sequence ATGGCAAAAAAAATTCTTGTAACAGGAGGAACCGGATACATCGGTTCTCATACCGTGGTCGAACTGCAACAGGCCGGGTACGAAGTGGTGATTATAGATAATCTGTCCAATTCCAATGCGGATGTATTGGAAGGTATCACCCGCATTACCGGGAAACGCCCTGTTTTCGATAAACTCGATTGTACCGACTTTGAGGCGATGAAGGCATTGTTCCGGAAATATACCTTCGACGGTATCATCCATTTTGCAGCCAGCAAGGCGGTAGGAGAATCGGTGGAAAAACCGTTGATGTACTACCGCAATAATTTAGTGTCATTGGTTAACCTGCTGGAACTGATGCCGCGGCATAACGTGAAAGGGATCGTGTTCTCTTCTTCATGCACCGTTTACGGAGAGCCTGATACGAATCCGATTGATGAGAATGCCCCTGTCAAACCGGCCACATCACCCTACGGAAATACCAAGCAGATCAACGAAGAGATCATCCGCGACTTTGTACATTCGGGCGCTCCCATCAAGAGTATCATTCTTCGTTACTTTAATCCTATCGGCGCCCACCCGTCGGCCGAGATCGGGGAATTACCTTTAGGCGTACCGCAGAACTTAGTGCCTTATATCACGCAGACAGGGATCGGCATACGCCAGCAACTAAGCGTATTCGGTGATGATTACAACACACCTGACGGTTCCTGCATCCGTGACTTTATCAACGTGGTAGACCTGGCTAAAGCGCATGTGATTGCCATTGAACGGATGCTCGAAGACAAGTCGGATGAGAAGGTGGAGATATTTAACCTGGGGACCGGAACCGGCCTTTCCGTACTGGAATTGATCAAGGTGTTCGAAAAAGTATCCGGGAAGCCTTTGAACTATAAGATTGTAGGACGGAGGGAAGGTGATATTGAACAGATCTGGGCACAACCCGATAAAGCCAATAACGTGCTGGGTTGGAAAGCCGTGGAAACCATCGAAGATACCATGGCTTCCGCCTGGAAATGGCAAATGCGTCTCCGGGAAAAAGGGATGATGTGA
- a CDS encoding phosphatidate cytidylyltransferase has product MNIKDIITRAGAGIIYILVILLGLLGGRFSFLAVFGAILGSGLFEFYRMVEKDTSHAISKIFNILMGVIIFISVFLYLEGIYTYLLPVFILTYLLILIASAIFLRRHDILHGIIYSVFGQVYITMPLSLLMFISYSPDMAGSEYNWVPVLALFVFLWVNDTAAYFIGSLIGRHKLIEHISPKKSIEGFIAGILFTVLASLIFNRFHPDFSTAFWMGLAVVVALFGTLGDLFESLIKRTCNVKDAGNLIPGHGGILDRIDSLLVTVPAVYLYLILFHSL; this is encoded by the coding sequence ATGAACATAAAAGATATCATTACCCGTGCGGGAGCCGGCATCATTTACATCCTGGTCATCCTTTTAGGTCTGCTGGGAGGCCGGTTTTCATTCCTTGCAGTTTTTGGAGCCATATTGGGTTCCGGGCTGTTTGAATTTTACCGTATGGTTGAGAAAGACACCTCCCATGCCATCAGCAAGATATTCAATATCCTGATGGGAGTTATCATCTTTATATCGGTCTTTCTCTATCTGGAAGGTATCTATACCTATCTCCTACCTGTCTTTATACTCACTTATCTCTTAATACTGATTGCCTCAGCCATTTTCCTGCGCAGGCATGATATCCTTCATGGTATCATCTATTCGGTGTTCGGGCAGGTCTATATTACCATGCCGTTGAGCCTGCTCATGTTTATCTCCTATTCGCCCGATATGGCAGGCAGCGAATACAATTGGGTTCCGGTACTGGCACTCTTTGTGTTCCTTTGGGTGAATGATACGGCTGCCTATTTCATAGGATCTCTGATCGGCAGGCACAAGCTGATAGAGCATATCTCTCCCAAAAAATCAATAGAAGGCTTTATTGCCGGCATCCTGTTCACTGTGCTCGCCTCCCTGATCTTCAACCGGTTCCATCCCGATTTCTCTACCGCTTTCTGGATGGGATTGGCCGTGGTGGTCGCCCTGTTCGGTACACTAGGTGATTTGTTCGAATCACTTATCAAGCGGACATGCAACGTAAAAGATGCCGGAAACCTCATTCCCGGACACGGCGGAATACTCGACCGGATCGACAGTCTCCTGGTGACTGTCCCGGCCGTTTATCTCTACCTGATCCTGTTCCATTCTCTTTAA
- a CDS encoding DUF5606 family protein, which produces MLSEILSITGRPGLYKLISTNKNMNIVESLADGKRVPIYAQEKVVALSDVSIYTQSGDTPLREVFKKIKEKEGGKQVSLGSKASGKELFAYLAEVLPDYSRDSVYAGDVKKLISWYNILTEHNIDLKEADKTGVNPSDEPETGEGKE; this is translated from the coding sequence ATGTTGTCCGAAATATTATCCATCACCGGCCGTCCAGGCTTATATAAACTCATCTCCACCAATAAAAATATGAATATAGTTGAATCGCTTGCCGATGGAAAACGTGTTCCCATATACGCACAGGAAAAGGTGGTAGCCCTGAGTGACGTATCCATATATACCCAAAGTGGGGATACTCCGTTGCGGGAGGTATTTAAAAAAATAAAAGAAAAAGAGGGAGGCAAACAGGTATCCCTGGGATCCAAAGCGTCCGGCAAAGAATTATTTGCCTATCTGGCGGAGGTATTGCCCGATTACAGCCGGGACAGCGTCTATGCGGGTGATGTAAAAAAATTAATTTCCTGGTATAATATTTTGACAGAGCACAATATCGACCTGAAAGAAGCGGACAAAACAGGGGTAAATCCTTCTGACGAACCTGAAACCGGGGAAGGGAAAGAATAA